The following nucleotide sequence is from Halococcus sediminicola.
AACGAAGGGTGTCGTCGAAGTTCGCGGTGGCACGTTCATCAACAACTTCAACGCACAAACAAGAATCGGCGGTGGGTCAATCGTCGATGGCGCGTCGATGCTGCTCGATGACCGCCAGTGGTCGGACAAAGGACCGTTCAAGATCGGCCATCAAGGCGTCTATGCTGTCCGCGTCGATGCAAAACACGGGAACCAAACTGACCCGGCGACGTTCAAGAATCTCAAGGTCGTCGCTAAATCGATGCGCGAGGGTGCGGCGCTATTCGACTGGGAGAGCGCCTCCGGTCCCGGTATCGTTCGTAACTGCCACATTACGAACCACCTCGACCGCCCGGTGTTCCTCGGGGAGAACCCGTCGGCTCCAGCAGCGACGAACATTCTGGTCGATCAGTGTCTCATCGACGGACGTTCACCGAGTGGTGTGATGGAAATGCAGGGTCGGCCACAGTCGCGTATTCAGCGCACGTGCATTCAATTGCCGAATGCGGGGCCAGACAGTATCAGCGGGGCGCAAATCAGCGATGGAGTGAGCTTCGGCAAGCAGTGTACGAGTGGCAGCGGTTTGAGTAAGCCGGGGAAGGTCGGCTCGGGCGGGAATATTAGCTCACTTCCGGCACCGAACGTGAGTTACAGCGGCACCGGCTCTGGCGCTCGGCGATCTCCGAATCAGGGCAACTGGATCGGCCAATTGGCGGCTGGTGTCGCACAGGTCATGACACTCGGCTTTCTCTTCCTCGTCTCGCTGTTTGGCTTCGTGATACTGGCTGCGAAAAGTCTCATCTCGGGCGATTAGGCGACTACCGGAATATAGATGGATAGCCGAACTTCTTTTTGAGGAACTGACCATAGAGCCACCAGCTTCCAACCAATCCACAGATCATTCCGAAATTCACCATCCACATGTCTGCATCGATGAGTCCCATGCTGTCCGCGGTCCCATAGACCACAGCGACCAGAACGAAAATCACCAATATACCGGGGATGGCGGCAAGCCAAAACCCAGCCCTTCGCTTTGCACGCGACAGAAAGCTCTCGCGCTTCATCCGCTGAGCCGGTGGCTGGTTGTACTGCTCTCGGGGTCTCCACCTTTCGTGGTGGGGAGGGGGCCGGTTGGCAGACTGCTCCGAGGCCCTTTCTCTGTGTTCCTCTTGGTGGGAGGGTGCATGGGAAGTGTACTGGTTCGTCGCCCGCCATTCCTCACGTTGGCTCGGTTGACGGTCGGTATAGTGATCGGAAGCCATGCGTTTCTCTCGTTTGTTGTCAGTGATAATTGTTATGCCGAGTCTTGCGGGGCGGGGTCGAGCGCATCAGTAGCGTGCTTGCAGGTTTCGACCGCGTGCTGGGTGTCGTTCGGTCGCTGCTCTCCGTCATCAAATGAATGGATGTCGTCAGTCATTCGTCAGTCTGGATGTAGCGTGCGGCTTCGTCCGCTATCTGATCGGTCGTTTCAGTGGTAATGAGCACGAACTCGTCGAGTTGTATCAATCACGCCGGGAAATCGTCCGGACGATTCAGAATCGGGAACGCAGAGTCGTGCTGGAGTCATCACCGGCTGATGCGAACTGGATATCGAACATTACGATGGAAGAACACGATGCCCAGCACGTCCAGAAATTCCTTCAGCAATTTTCGGACACCGAATCATGATAAGAAGATGCAAAAAACCACCAATATCTGACGGAGGCAGAAACAATAGATTAGACGACAAGGGAAATAGCGAAAAATCCTCGACTCCGTCCAAGCTCACGCCGATTAGCCCAACACCGACTGTTTGTGAGAGGTGCTCTGGATAACAGCAAGTTAAGTCCACGGAGCACCTCTTGGCTGGTATGTCCAGAGCCAGCCGGAAAATCGACCGTGACCCTGAGAAACCCCCTCGGGGAGCGAGTGGTACAGGGGCTCCAGATGGGTTCACTATCCCCGAGCGGTTCGTCGCCCGCGTTGTGAATATCGATTTGAGTTCGACCGAGAGTACTGATCGTTCAAGACGCAACTCCTCCGTCCCGCGGAATCCAGAGAAACCGGCACCGGACGAAAGCGGTGCGTGGAACAAACGCGGGTTCAGGACTGTTGATCGAATCGTCAACTGGATCGTCACCGGCGATCCAGATATGCCGTAGCGTCCGTTTCTGAGTCCGTCATCACAGAGCGGTGAATCACCTCGGCGCGTCGTTCTCGGAGTACGCTTAGTAGCCCTGTCGCTACGGGTCGCTGCTGCTCCAGAATCGGCTTCTACGACGTGATCTCCTCGATGAGTTCAAAGCCGTCAACGACCTCGATCTGGCCGTCGAATCCGGCGTCTTCGACAGCAGCAACGCTTCCCTCTCCGGCATGGGTGTCGGTCGTGACGAGGTAGATATACGCCGCCTCATCGGCGTCGAGAAGCTGGACGGCAACACCGGCGAGCGCTGTATCGGCTTTTTCGATGGTATCCTCGTTACGGTTCGAGGCCCGCGCGATGTAGCCGCGAACGCCGTCCATGACCGTCGCGACTGTGGGATTCGCGTAGTCGAGGGGATCAGCGACCCGGACCCAGCCAGCATCGATGGCAGTGTTGATCGGTGTTTCGTCGGGTGTACTTCGCTCGGGAGCCCCACCCAGCTCATCGTAGACGCGGTGGGGGATAACGAACGTCCTGTCGTGCCGTTGTGCGAAGCGGGCCAGTGCGGTATACTTATCGTTCTGCTGGCGTCCACACGCGATGAACAGGCCGGTATCGGCGATCCACGCCGAACTCCCGGCGTTGGCCGTGTCGAGTTCCGTCATCCGAGGATGAGTTCTCGTTTACCCGTCCTCGCGGGGTGGGTTGTCTCGCGCGTTCCGGATCCGATCGAAGTATGGATCGTGCTCTTGCATGTCGAGGACGACCTCTCGGAGAGCGTGCAGGACAGCGATCCCGAACGCAGGCTGGAGACCGAGTTCGCGAGCAGCAACGCGTTCGGACATTGTGCCCTCTGTATATGGAATCGCATAGGTGAGTGCGGCGGCGAGCTTGCCGATGCCATGCTTTTCGACGAGGAGGCTGAGATCCGGGTCTCGGGGGGCCCGGCCGATCGCGTCGATGAGTGTCGGGGTGATAGTGTACTCATCCTCGTCAAGAATCGTCGTGAGCACGACAGACAGCGCGGTGTAGGTATGGGTTTTCTGTGTCTCATCGCGGGTGAGCACGCCCAGTTCAACGAGCGACGCGGCGTCGGAGTAGGCCGTCGTTCGCGGAATGCCGAGGTCCGCGACGATCTCATCGATAGTCACGTCGTCGCTCCGAAGAACGTGTGTATAGAGACGGGCGAGGCGCGGCTCGTCGAGAAGATCTGCGACCGCGATGAACCCGTCGACGGCGCGTTCGGGATCGCCTTTGGCTGTCGACATACAATACATGATTCGTGTATTGAGTAATAACCCTTGGGGTGAGAGCTTCGGAGCACACCAGAAGGACCTCAGGGCGGTGTCGAATCCTTAGTAGTCACCGAAGTGCCGCCGATTCCCGGCGTCTATGTCGATTCCATGGACGACTTCCCGGCAGGTCCGCTGATGAACAAAGCCCTGACGGTGAATACGGGTCAAACACACGTTCAGCGCTACCTCGACCCGCTGTTGGAGCGTATCGAGGCCGGCGATATCGACCCGTCATTCGCCGTCACCCACGAGGAGCCACTGCAGAAGGGACCCGAGATGTACGAGACCTTCCGCGACAAGGACGACGACTGCATCAAGGTTGTGCTGACACCTTGATGAAGGGAAAACGACGATTCGATACATGAAAACCCGGTCAGTCAAGCGGCGTAGCGAACCGCCGATTCGGCGCTCCTCAAAGAACGAATTCCGGCGTTGCAAAATCAGGCGTTCGTTTTATTGAGAACGTATGCGTCGGTAGGGATGAGGACAAACAATGACAGATTCACTCGAAGGCAAGAGCGTCGCGGTCTTTCTCGCACCGATGGGCACAGAAGAGGTCGAATTCACCGACCCAAAAGAAGCCGTCGAGGACGCCGGGGCGAGCGTCGATGTGGTCGGAGCCGAGACCGGCGACGTCGAAACCGTCAACGGCGACATCAATCCCGGTGGCTTATACGAGGTCGAGAGGACGTTTTCCGAGGTCTCCGTCGAGGACTACGACGGTCTCGTGGTTCCGGGCGGTTGTGTGGGCGCGGACCAGCTCCGGGCCGACGACGACGCGGTGGGGTTCGTCCACGACTTTTTCGAGACCGAGAAACCGTTGTGTGTCATCTGTCACGGTCCGTGGACGTTGGTCGAGGCCGACGTGGTGGATGGCCGGACGCTGACCTCCTTTCACAGCCTCGAAACCGACATCCGCAACGCGGGCGGCGAGTGGGTCGATGAGGAAGTCGTCGTGGACGAGGGGCTGGTGACCAGCCGCAACCCCAACGACCTCGATGCCTTCTGTGACAAAGTGGTCGAGGAAATCGAAGAAGGCCCACACGAGGACCGCGAGACCGAAGACGTTTGAATCGGTGAAAACGAGCGCCGACCGACGAATTCTTCGGCACGTTCGGCCGGGTCTGGAACGCTTGCCTAAGTTAACACTGCTGCTCAGTGTAGCAGTAATCGCAGGTTGCAGCTTGCTGGCTGATTCTAAAGGTTAAAGACAGTCCCGGTGAGTACACCGTCCGCATTTGGTGATGATCGGGTTTCTGTGCGCTGTCACGCATCGATGCGAGTACGAAGCTATCGACCCGCCGACGCAGACCGGAGGTTCAATACTATCCCGGTCCCACGGCGAGTATGGGAGCACCCGACCGCGAACCGGAGGTGAGCGACGAGGCGATCCTGACGGTGTTCGTTCGGCGCGACGAATCCGACCTACACGCCCGTGAGGTGGCCGAGGACCTGCCGATGGAGCGCGACGACCTGAACGACCGCCTCGACGACCTCTACGAGCGCAGCCTCCTCGACAGCGAGGGCGTTCCGGGCGGGACGGTGTGGTCCATCGCGCCCGGCGTCGAAGACGACCTCTCGCCCTCTGACGAAGCAACCGAAACGAGTGTCGAGGCGCAGGCCGCAAGCGACACCGACCTCGAAACGTCGTCGCGCCGGACGGATACTCAGTCTGGAGGTGTGGGGATGGGAGAGGACGAATCGGTCGGGGATGCGGAGGAACCGACCACGGACCTGATCGCAGCAATCGACTTGCCGGGGACGCCCGACAAACAGGAGGACCGGCGCGCGGCGCTCCGGGCGGCGTATCGCTACCTTCGGGAGGGTGCCACCGCCCAGAAGGAGGACATCACGACGGAGGTGTTTCCCGACAACCCCGCTGGCTACGAAACCCCGGACGACGGCTGGTGGCAACAAGTCGTCCGTCCGGGCTTGGTTGCGCTGCCGGACGTAGAACAACAGGACGACGAATGGCGATTCGTCGGCGACGAGGAAGACGAAGAGCGCATCTGATAACAAGTCGTGTTTCTCTGAAACGAAAATCCCAGCAGAATCGCTGACGGAGAGGATCGTGGACCGGGTACCTCGACCGTTTTTATCCGCTGCCACCGAACCCGCCACGTATGCGAGCCGTTCGGTATCACGAGCACGGCGGGCCGGATGTACTGCAAGTGGACGAAATCGACCGACCGACCCCCGAGGAAAATGAGGTTCTCGTGGAGGTTCGGGCCGCGAGCGTCAACGCGGTCGATGCGAGGTTTCGGTCGGGAAGCTACGGCGACGTGTCGCTCCCGGCGATTCCCGGCGGCGACGCGGCAGGGGTCGTCGCGGAGGTAGGCGATGGAGTCGAGGAATTCGCGGCTGGCGACCGGGTTTTCGCCGGCGGGATGGGACACGGTGAGGGTGGGACCTTCGCCGAATACGCCACGATTCCAGCAATGAAGGTGGCACATCTCCCCGAAAGCGTCTCGTTCGAGGTTGGTGGTGCAATCCCGAACGTGGGCGTGACCGCGTGGATGGCGTTCGTGGAACACGCGGGTCTCAAACCCACCGAATACTGTCTCGTCCACGGCGGGAACGGCGGCGTCGGGCACGCCGCTGTCCAGTTGAGTGCGGCGATGGGTGCTGACGTGCTCGCAACCGCTGGCTCTGCGGAACTGCGCGAACAGGTCCGCGACCTCGGCGCAGTCGCGGCGTTCGACTACGACAGCGAGACGCTCGCAGATGAAATCCACGAGGCGACCGATGGCGAGGGCGTTGACGTGATTCTCGACCATCGCCTCGATGACTACCTCGGTCTCGATTTGACTGTTGCTGCCCAGAATGGACGCATCATCACCATCACGGGCGGCATTCCGGCGGTTGAGGACGCGCCGCTGCAAGCAAAGGAACCCACCATCAAAGGGATGGCCATCGCCAACACGCCTGATCGCCAGCCCGTTCTCCGTCGCATCGCGCGCCTCGTGGAACGCGGCGACCTGAACCCTGAAATCGCCGAGACCTACGATTTCGAGGGGGCCGGCGAGGCCCACCGCGCCGTCACCGAGGGCGGCTACGTCGGCAAACTCGTCGTCCGTCCGTAATTCAGGGATTTCGTGGTTGGTGAACGATGTCTCCCGTTGTTCGACCGGACTGCTTTCCGTTTCCGAACTGAGAACACGATCTGAAGTTCGATGGTGTGTACGAACGAAGCACCCCCTTGCAAGTTCAGGCCCTCTCTTTAGGTGACACCTGTGTGTTCTTCGATAACGAGGGCCATACAATGGAGGACATACGCACGAAACGAAGACGGCAGGGAGTGGAGACTCCGAGGAACGAGAGAAACGGGGGAAGCCAATGAGAGCACTGGCGTGGCACGGCGAAGAGGACGTTCGCGTCGATGACGTTCCCGAACCCGAGATCGAGAACCCGACCGACGCGATAATCGATGTTACAGCGACCGCCATCTGTGGCTCGGACCTCCACCTGTATGATGGGTATATGCCGTCGA
It contains:
- a CDS encoding type 1 glutamine amidotransferase domain-containing protein, which gives rise to MTDSLEGKSVAVFLAPMGTEEVEFTDPKEAVEDAGASVDVVGAETGDVETVNGDINPGGLYEVERTFSEVSVEDYDGLVVPGGCVGADQLRADDDAVGFVHDFFETEKPLCVICHGPWTLVEADVVDGRTLTSFHSLETDIRNAGGEWVDEEVVVDEGLVTSRNPNDLDAFCDKVVEEIEEGPHEDRETEDV
- a CDS encoding DUF7437 domain-containing protein gives rise to the protein MSTAKGDPERAVDGFIAVADLLDEPRLARLYTHVLRSDDVTIDEIVADLGIPRTTAYSDAASLVELGVLTRDETQKTHTYTALSVVLTTILDEDEYTITPTLIDAIGRAPRDPDLSLLVEKHGIGKLAAALTYAIPYTEGTMSERVAARELGLQPAFGIAVLHALREVVLDMQEHDPYFDRIRNARDNPPREDG
- a CDS encoding NADPH:quinone reductase: MRAVRYHEHGGPDVLQVDEIDRPTPEENEVLVEVRAASVNAVDARFRSGSYGDVSLPAIPGGDAAGVVAEVGDGVEEFAAGDRVFAGGMGHGEGGTFAEYATIPAMKVAHLPESVSFEVGGAIPNVGVTAWMAFVEHAGLKPTEYCLVHGGNGGVGHAAVQLSAAMGADVLATAGSAELREQVRDLGAVAAFDYDSETLADEIHEATDGEGVDVILDHRLDDYLGLDLTVAAQNGRIITITGGIPAVEDAPLQAKEPTIKGMAIANTPDRQPVLRRIARLVERGDLNPEIAETYDFEGAGEAHRAVTEGGYVGKLVVRP